From one Musa acuminata AAA Group cultivar baxijiao chromosome BXJ2-6, Cavendish_Baxijiao_AAA, whole genome shotgun sequence genomic stretch:
- the LOC135613779 gene encoding NDR1/HIN1-like protein 26, whose translation MPVFHSPCLPTQSRSNPHHRPRLTASRIRESLTTRFTKCVCSLLLTLLLIVGIVVFVLWLNLRPHRPHLHIAEFAAPGLADPAGLSDSVISFNITDRNPNQKIGIYYDAMVGSVYYRDRLVGSGQVMFPFYQPPKNTTAITGQMAGARIAAGGTLAAQLAGDVARGRIALRFELGSAIRFKVKTWDTHRHHLHVECDVVVGSDGGALPESKNKRCPIYFI comes from the coding sequence ATGCCCGTGTTTCACTCGCCCTGCCTCCCCACCCAAAGCCGGTCCAATCCCCACCACCGACCCCGGCTCACCGCCAGCCGGATTCGAGAAAGCCTGACGACCCGGTTCACCAAGTGTGTCTGCTCCCTTCTCCTCACCCTCCTCCTCATCGTCGGCATCGTCGTCTTCGTCCTCTGGCTCAACCTCCGTCCTCACCGACCCCATCTGCACATCGCCGAGTTCGCGGCCCCCGGCCTCGCCGACCCGGCCGGTCTGTCCGACTCGGTCATTTCATTCAACATCACGGACCGGAACCCGAACCAGAAGATCGGCATCTACTACGACGCCATGGTCGGCTCGGTCTACTACAGGGATCGGCTGGTGGGGTCCGGACAGGTGATGTTTCCGTTCTACCAACCTCCGAAGAACACGACGGCGATCACGGGGCAGATGGCGGGGGCGCGAATCGCCGCCGGGGGCACCTTGGCGGCTCAATTGGCGGGGGACGTGGCGAGGGGGCGGATCGCGCTGCGGTTCGAGCTCGGCTCGGCCATCCGGTTCAAGGTGAAGACGTGGGACACCCACCGACACCATTTGCATGTGGAGTGCGACGTGGTCGTGGGCTCCGACGGCGGTGCTCTGCCGGAGTCCAAGAACAAGAGGTGCCCCATCTACTTCATTTGA
- the LOC103989392 gene encoding transcription factor MYB102, translating into MGRAPCCDKDGLKKGPWTPEEDQKLIDYIQKHGQGSWRTLPKKAGLARCGKSCRLRWTNYLRPDIKRGRFSFEEEEAIIHLHSLLGNKWSAIAARLPGRTDNEIKNYWNTHIRKRLLRMGIDPVTHTHRLDLLDLSALLTSSLCNPTSSQFDLSGLLGLEPLVNSELLMMAQNLLSAQCQNPNILGQGLPEQQHPTPQFQEQLASFQTQQLQHLSQRLPTCTPSNDPFPDEAQLMQPNVGQLHTSADFNPWQDIIMQGNLSQNDFVPATGVNYESLDPSFTQLIADISNVCGTSSQGYSLTSVFSTPASSPTPLNSSSTHVNSSTEDERESYCSNRLKYQIPDLLDVSNCM; encoded by the exons ATGGGGAGAGCGCCTTGTTGTGACAAGGATGGACTGAAGAAGGGGCCATGGACACCTGAGGAGGACCAGAAGCTCATCGACTACATCCAGAAGCACGGGCAAGGGAGCTGGAGGACTCTTCCCAAGAAAGCAG GCCTTGCAAGGTGTGGCAAGAGTTGCCGGCTTCGGTGGACGAACTACCTGCGGCCGGACATTAAAAGAGGAAGGTTCTCATTTGAGGAGGAAGAGGCGATCATTCATCTACACAGTCTTTTGGGGAACAA GTGGTCTGCGATCGCTGCTCGCTTGCCAGGAAGAACCGACAACGAGATAAAAAACTACTGGAATACGCACATCAGGAAGAGGCTTCTCAGGATGGGCATTGATCCTGTGACCCACACCCATCGCCTCGATCTCCTCGACCTGTCTGCTCTCCTGACCTCCTCCTTGTGCAACCCAACGTCGTCGCAGTTCGATCTATCTGGGTTATTAGGTCTTGAGCCACTGGTGAACAGCGAGCTCCTAATGATGGCCCAAAACCTCCTATCTGCTCAATGCCAAAACCCAAACATCCTCGGTCAAGGACTCCCAGAGCAACAACACCCGACTCCCCAATTCCAAGAACAGTTGGCTTCCTTCCAGACACAACAGCTACAGCATCTATCCCAAAGGCTACCTACTTGCACCCCTTCGAATGATCCATTCCCTGATGAGGCACAGCTCATGCAACCCAATGTGGGCCAGTTGCATACATCTGCTGATTTTAATCCATGGCAGGACATCATTATGCAGGGTAACCTATCCCAGAATGATTTCGTGCCTGCAACGGGTGTTAACTACGAAAGTTTGGACCCATCCTTCACCCAACTCATCGCCGACATCTCCAATGTGTGCGGCACAAGCAGCCAGGGATATAGCCTGACTTCTGTGTTTTCGACGCCTGCATCAAGCCCGACTCCTCTGAACTCATCGTCGACGCACGTGAACAGCAGCAccgaagatgagagagagagctaCTGCAGCAACCGGTTGAAGTACCAAATCCCTGATCTCTTGGATGTGAGCAATTGCATGTGA
- the LOC135615588 gene encoding receptor-like serine/threonine-protein kinase SD1-8, with the protein MEEEKGRHRCSVFLAFMILSTITLRASHAADTLSAGQSIRDGQTLISAAQTFELGFFSPPNSSNRYLGIWYQKLSPRTIIWVGNRERPIPNISGFLTIDAQGTLMILDKIGTSIMIASNTGSTNLTSATLLDSGNLVLKQWNSSQDAQPLWQSFDHPTDTFLPGMKLGLDGKRNRLLTSWRSSDDPGPGDFSAGIDPNGTKQFFMWYKGEVQWQSGLWNGTSFGLVNRMTSGQYNITYTPHWIDGYYYYTFGDSSLITRGVMEVSGHFKQFIWLESEEEWVVLWVQPKELPCEVRATCGANGICSGSHDNSTTCRCMYGFVPASYQRWRSNDWSEGCMRRTPTTECERDVFFGLTNVKLPIFSSREGNPSVSLEDCESSCGRDCSCTAYAAASANGTGCLFWSGGLLGLQDGTQDLYVRLAASDLSQDSESKSSKPLIISIPLAAAGTVLLFGISMCYYRRRRKDKGEKETSQLLSSRSPPSASSVLSSDAIKPGENSKGSDSSSFSFKSVSAATDHFSDSNKLGEGGFGRVYRGLLEGQQVAVKRLARTSGQGIEEFQNEITLIANLQHKNVVRLLGYCIEKEENILIYEYMPNKSLDYYIFDRIRRSELSWAKRVVIIEGIAQGLLYLHKFSRFRVIHRDLKTSNILLDSEMNPKISDFGLARIFEQNEDQANTKRVVGTYGYMPPEYAMNGIFSTKFDVFSFGVIVLEIVSGRRTARFFDSESSSNLLRYSWELWREGKSLELLDSSLDIPESGEEISRCINIALLCAQENAADRPTMSAVVSMLTSGAASLPAPRPPAFFLVAVSKKRFSSSLEGTSTENDATVTALTGR; encoded by the exons ATGGAAGAGGAGAAAGGCAGGCATCGCTGCTCTGTTTTCCTCGCGTTCATGATCCTGTCCACCATCACCCTTCGGGCGTCGCACGCAGCAGACACTCTTTCAGCAGGTCAATCCATCCGTGACGGCCAGACGCTGATCTCCGCCGCCCAGACGTTCGAGCTGGGATTCTTCAGCCCTCCCAACTCGAGCAATCGGTATCTGGGGATTTGGTACCAAAAGCTCTCACCTCGGACCATCATATGGGTCGGAAACAGGGAGAGGCCCATTCCGAATATATCTGGGTTCCTAACAATCGACGCACAGGGAACTCTGATGATCTTGGACAAGATTGGCACGTCTATCATGATAGCATCTAACACAGGCAGCACAAATCTCACGAGTGCTACGCTGTTAGATTCGGGTAACCTCGTTTTGAAGCAGTGGAACTCTAGCCAAGATGCGCAACCCCTGTGGCAGAGCTTCGATCATCCAACCGATACTTTTCTTCCTGGAATGAAGCTGGGGTTGGACGGCAAGAGAAACCGGCTGCTCACGTCTTGGAGGAGCTCCGATGATCCTGGGCCTGGCGACTTCTCCGCCGGGATCGACCCGAACGGTACAAAGCAGTTCTTCATGTGGTACAAGGGGGAGGTGCAATGGCAGAGCGGACTGTGGAACGGGACAAGTTTTGGACTAGTTAATCGGATGACATCAGGCCAGTACAACATCACCTACACCCCTCACTGGATCGATGGCTACTACTACTACACTTTTGGAGACAGCTCTTTGATCACGAGGGGAGTGATGGAGGTTTCAGGCCATTTCAAGCAGTTCATATGGTTGGAGAGCGAAGAGGAATGGGTTGTGTTATGGGTGCAGCCGAAGGAGCTTCCTTGTGAAGTCCGTGCAACTTGTGGAGCCAATGGGATCTGCAGCGGCAGCCACGATAACTCCACTACTTGCCGGTGCATGTATGGTTTCGTTCCCGCTTCTTATCAGCGATGGAGATCCAACGACTGGTCGGAGGGGTGCATGAGGCGGACGCCGACGACGGAGTGCGAGAGGGATGTATTCTTCGGGCTGACGAATGTGAAGCTCCCCATCTTCTCCTCAAGAGAAGGGAATCCCAGTGTGAGCCTGGAGGACTGCGAATCCAGCTGCGGCAGGGACTGTTCTTGCACTGCTTATGCTGCAGCCTCTGCGAATGGAACTGGATGCCTGTTTTGGTCTGGGGGACTGCTGGGCCTCCAGGATGGCACTCAGGATCTCTATGTCCGTCTTGCAGCTTCAGATCTTTCACAGGATTCAG AAAGTAAAAGCAGTAAGCCTTTGATCATATCGATCCCTCTGGCGGCTGCAGGCACAGTTCTTCTATTTGGTATCTCGATGTGTTACTACAGGAGGAGAAGAAAGGACAAAG GTGAGAAGGAAACGAGTCAATTGCTATCTAGCAGATCTCCTCCTTCGGCATCCTCCGTTTTGTCTTCTGATGCGATCAAGCCTGGAGAAAACAGCAAAGGCTCTGATTCTTCTTCGTTCAGCTTCAAATCCGTATCGGCGGCTACAGATCACTTCTCTGATTCAAACAAGCTAGGAGAGGGTGGATTTGGGCGAGTTTATAGG GGTCTGCTGGAGGGGCAGCAGGTAGCAGTGAAGAGGCTGGCAAGAACCTCAGGACAGGGAATCGAGGAGTTCCAGAATGAGATAACCCTTATTGCTAATCTTCAACACAAGAATGTTGTTCGCCTTCTTGGTTACTGCATCGAGAAGGAAGAGAACATATTGATATATGAGTACATGCCCAACAAAAGCTTGGATTACTACATATTTG ATCGAATAAGACGATCGGAACTAAGCTGGGCTAAGCGTGTTGTGATAATTGAAGGCATTGCTCAAGGTCTTCTGTATCTTCACAAGTTCTCCAGATTCAGAGTCATTCACAGGGATCTAAAGACCAGCAACATACTGTTGGATAGTGAAATGAACCCCAAGATATCCGATTTCGGGCTGGCCAGAATCTTTGAGCAGAATGAAGACCAAGCAAACACCAAAAGAGTGGTTGGTACTTA TGGTTATATGCCTCCCGAGTACGCAATGAATGGCATCTTCTCCACAAAATTCGACGTCTTTAGTTTCGGAGTAATAGTACTGGAGATCGTCAGTGGGAGGAGGACCGCTCGCTTTTTCGATTCCGAGAGCTCTTCGAATCTGCTTCGATAC AGTTGGGAGCTGTGGAGAGAAGGCAAGAGCTTGGAGTTGCTGGACAGTTCACTAGACATTCCAGAGTCCGGAGAAGAGATCTCGAGGTGCATCAACATCGCGCTTCTGTGTGCTCAAGAGAACGCAGCAGATCGACCAACCATGTCAGCTGTGGTGTCGATGCTGACGAGCGGCGCTGCGTCTCTACCAGCTCCCAGGCCTCCTGCATTTTTCCTCGTCGCAGTATCCAAGAAACGCTTCTCTTCATCCCTGGAAGGGACTTCTACAGAAAACGATGCTACTGTCACAGCCCTAACAGGTCGATAG
- the LOC135615587 gene encoding F-box protein At1g61340-like, which produces MAVGKVQHERSVPAGLEFVHRTSILGRKRVVLSKTMDSANLSSPCGAPSKRRVTRWRTQTLNRLEALPLDILVKTLSKVDHSDLKQLLLVSKTVNGATLIARESHFVFSTPISKSLFKKQSNTIDSDLDIINEEAPHAPNQQRVARSRLNGVQLSSVAIALFT; this is translated from the exons ATGGCAGTAGGAAAGGTTCAGCATGAACGATCTGTGCCAGCCGGCTTAGAATTTGTTCATCGCACAAGCATATTGGGGAGAAAAAGAGTTGTGTTATCTAAGACTATGGATTCAGCCAATTTATCCTCCCCATGTGGTGCTCCATCCAAGAGGCGGGTTACAAGGTGGAGAACGCAGACATTAAATCGTTTAGAGGCTCTGCCTCTAGATATTTTG GTAAAGACACTGTCTAAAGTCGATCATAGTGATCTGAAACAACTGTTGTTGGTCTCCAAGACTGTAAATGGAGCA ACTTTGATCGCAAGGGAGTCGCATTTCGTTTTCAGCACTCCAATTTCGAAGTCTCTCTTTAAGAAACAGAGCAATACGATAGATAGTGATCTTGACATCATCAACGAGGAAGCTCCACACGCACCGAATCAACAAAGAGTTGCGAGGTCGAGACTTAATGGTGTGCAGCTTTCTAGTGTTGCTATCGCTCTTTTCACGTGA